A portion of the Malania oleifera isolate guangnan ecotype guangnan chromosome 3, ASM2987363v1, whole genome shotgun sequence genome contains these proteins:
- the LOC131151833 gene encoding tRNA (guanine-N(7)-)-methyltransferase — MLENKGSMTISKSTGLPRKRFYRARAHSNPLSDSHFPVPLSPCHVDYSLHYPELFQLSDQPGASKKIEFADIGCGFGGLLISLSTLFPNNLMIGMELRDKVTEYVKERILALRVANPGQYQNISVVRTNSMKYIPNYFEKGQLSKMFFLFPDPHFKEKNHRRRVISSHLLDEYAYALRVGGIIYTITDVEELGEWMKACLEGHPLFEALTEEELEADPVVKLLSSATEEGQKVARNGGETFQAVYRRILPSL, encoded by the coding sequence ATGTTGGAGAACAAGGGAAGCATGACTATTAGCAAGTCAACTGGCCTTCCTCGTAAGCGTTTCTATCGAGCCCGGGCGCATAGCAACCCCTTAAGTGACTCCCATTTCCCTGTTCCACTATCCCCTTGTCATGTTGACTATTCCCTTCATTATCCTGAACTATTTCAATTATCTGATCAGCCTGGTGCTTCCAAAAAGATTGAGTTTGCTGACATTGGTTGTGGTTTTGGAGGGCTTTTAATAAGTCTTTCAACCCTTTTCCCTAACAATCTAATGATTGGAATGGAACTTAGGGATAAGGTGACTGAGTACGTTAAGGAACGGATCTTGGCTTTGAGAGTGGCAAATCCAGGTCAATACCAGAACATTTCAGTAGTTCGGACCAATTCCATGAAATACATTCCAAATTATTTCGAGAAAGGACAGCTTTCCAAGATGTTTTTCCTGTTTCCTGATCCCCACTTCAAAGAGAAGAATCATCGCCGTCGTGTGATCAGCTCACACTTGCTAGATGAGTATGCTTATGCTTTGAGAGTTGGTGGCATTATATATACAATTACAGATGTGGAAGAACTAGGAGAATGGATGAAGGCATGTTTAGAAGGTCACCCCTTGTTTGAAGCCCTAACAGAGGAAGAGCTTGAAGCTGACCCAGTTGTCAAGCTCTTGAGCAGTGCAACTGAGGAAGGACAGAAGGTTGCTAGGAATGGTGGGGAGACTTTCCAAGCTGTTTATAGACGTATTCTGCCATCTCTCTGA